The Microplitis demolitor isolate Queensland-Clemson2020A chromosome 9, iyMicDemo2.1a, whole genome shotgun sequence genomic sequence actaaaaaaataaaaaaatgacggaaattaaaaactaaaattttcaaactcgtCCGATTCAGCGTGAATGCCCCATATGTAATTTACGCATCTGCCTGCCATTTGCTCGTGGCATTGGGCTAAAATAAGCTTGTTTTGATTGACTCTACGGACGCTGAAACTTAAAGTCacgatgctggtatcatgaaaatatagtaaacaattataaaaactgaaacgaaatcattttttaatcatttaaaagtGTGATCCCCATTCTACAAAATCCTGCTGTGAACCCTACCAGTGTTTGCCGAGGCTCACTAGTGTCTTACAGTGGATGGATAAACGACACTTTTGCGCAAAGAACGGTAATTATGTTCGATAAACTTTTATAgctaataatacttttttgtgactagtgtattttataattgattatgaaaaaattatcagttacACTGGGCAGTCCATGTAATAAATTCATGGATTGCTTACCAATAGCTAATGCTAAATGCTCAGAAAATAATACATGCGTTTGTCAATTTGGTTCTAATGAATACAACAACACTATTTGTTTggcaaaaaaagtaaaacgaCAGCTAAAATTAGGGTTCAGTATTTATTATCACAACACTACTAATGGAGAAATTCACCTGAACAATGATTTTACATCGCAATCTGGTTTTCATAGGGAATCAAGTAAAACGCATTGCTTGATAGCTGTATATTTgtaattactatatatattaatagaattttatttacagataCAAAATGGGGTGAACGTTGTAAAATGTGTTTGCATATTGAACTCGACGGTCTCATTTGTGATGTTGCAACTCAGGTATTGTGTCAAAATATTTAGGTgtagtcaataaaaaaaaaaaaaaaaatcaattattttaaaactgttATAATTTGTCACAAGGATAATGTATAGATCTACTTGATTTCATGCCTTCCAGGAGAACTTTAAGAATGGCTACGACTTCAAAGAATGTAGATGCCCAAAGGGAACAAAGCTCAATTCAAGCAGTTTATCTTGTAACGAACCAGAATTTAATGATTGCTCCAGCGATGAGGATTGTAGCTATCTTGATTACGCTTCATGTTCTGGAAGTAAATGTAGTTGCTTACAAAATTATCATCCCATCAATGGACGGTGTTTGGGAAATCTTGGTGCAAAATGTAGCCATGATATCGACTGCCGTATTCTTTATGCAATTTGTAAATCAAATAG encodes the following:
- the LOC103580631 gene encoding uncharacterized protein LOC103580631 isoform X1; translated protein: MIQKSFFIFYIISLDLMASYIFARDHCLPQFYQCDPHSTKSCCEPYQCLPRLTSVLQWMDKRHFCAKNVTLGSPCNKFMDCLPIANAKCSENNTCVCQFGSNEYNNTICLAKKVKRQLKLGFSIYYHNTTNGEIHLNNDFTSQSGFHRESNTKWGERCKMCLHIELDGLICDVATQENFKNGYDFKECRCPKGTKLNSSSLSCNEPEFNDCSSDEDCSYLDYASCSGSKCSCLQNYHPINGRCLGNLGAKCSHDIDCRILYAICKSNSCQCDYNYYEKDGSCIKYATEIEGYCHTNKSCELLDHTSCSGRKCRCLPSYQNVNGYCRNHGQRKYSAEPELAVTEHTCQVDYYYENHYCRVYAKRLNDQCFSDKACERLTLTSCFNGRCNCSKFNIICKILNASSYFV